CAATGCCGCCGATGCGGCGATGTACCAGGCCAAGCGCAATCGCCGCGGCCATTGGCAAGTGGCACAGACGGAACGCTGTGCCAACGATGCAAAGAACAGGAGCTGAACCGTGACCAAGCTTTTTTCCGTACTGCGTTTCCCGTTATTCACCCTGCTGCTGGCGCTGTTCGCCCTCACCGGCTGCCAGAGCGTGCCGCCCAAGGGGCTGACACCCGAGCAGGTCGCCGTGCTCAAGCGCGAGGGCTTCGCCCCGACCGATGACGGCTGGGCGTTCGACCTGTCCGGCAAGGTGCTGTTCGGCAGCGACCTGGACAGCCTTAACAGCCAGAGCGAGTCGATCGTCGAGCGCATCGGCAAGGCGTTGCTGTCGGTGGATATCCAGCGCGTGCGCATCGACGGCCATGCCGACGCCTCGGGCAAGGCCGCCTACAACCAGCAGTTGTCCGAGCGCCGCGCGCAGAGCGTGGCAAAGGCCTTGGCCGGCATCGGCATGCAGCCGCAGAACATCCAGACCCGCGGCATGGGCAGCAGCCAGCCGGTGGCAGACAACCGCACCGCCGCAGGGCGCATGGAGAATCGCCGGGTGTCGATCGTGGTGGGGTCGGAGTGATACCGACATCGCGGGGCTTGCCCCGCGATGATGCCTACCCTCAATCCCGAGCGAACTTCATCTCCCGCGTCTCCCCCATCAACAACGGCGCATTGGCCTCGGTCACCTCGCGGATGTAATCCCACAGCAGGGTGATCCGCTTCAACTTGCGCAGGTCCTCCCGGCAGTACATCCAGAACTGCCGCGTCACCTCGATCTGCTCCGGCAGCACCGTCACCAGCCGTGGGTCCTGCGCCGCCAGGAAGCACGGCAGGATCGCCAGCCCACGCCCCTGCAACGCCGCCGTGTACTGGGCGATCACGCTGGTGCTGCGCAGGTGCGCGTTGGCGTTGGGGATCAGGTTGGCCAGGTACAGCAGCTCCGAACTGAAGGCCAGGTCGTCCACGTAGCTGATGAACGGGTGGCGCCCCAGGTCGGCGATCTCGCGGATGGGTTCATGGTTGTCCAGGTAGTCCTGGGTGGCATACAGGCGCAGGCGGTAGTCGCACAGCTTGCAGCACACGTAAGGCCCATGTTCCGGGCGCTCCAGGGCGATGACGATATCGGCTTCGCGCTTGGACAGGCTGATGAAGTGCGGCAGCGGCAGGATGTCCACCGAAATCGCCGGCCAGGCATCGACGAAGTGGCTCAGCTGCGGGGTGACGAAGAAGCTGCCGAAGCCTTCGGTGCAGCCCATGCGCACATGCCCCGACAACGCCACGCCCGAGCCCGAGACTTGCTCGCAAGCCATGTGCAGGGTGCTCTCGATCGACTCGGCATAACCCAGCAGACGCTGGCCCTCGGCGGTGAGGACGAAGCCGTTGGTCCGCGATTTCTCGAACAGCAAAGTGCCCAGCGCCCCTTCCAGTGAACCGATGCGCCGCGACACCGTGGTGTAGTCCACGGCCAGGCGCTTGGCCGCACTGCTGGCCTTGCGGGTGCGCGCTACCTCAAGAAAGAACTTGAGGTCGTCCCAGTTCAGCGCGCTCAGGGAGGTGAGGTCTTTTTGCATGATGATCCGGTTTTTTTGTGCATTCTTGTTGGATGTTTGCACATCTATACTCGATCTCAGCCCCTGTACGCCACCCCGTGTCCATGCCGGCGTAGGCGTCTTCGTTCCGACAATAATTCCAAGGAGAGCGCAGATGAACGCACCCCAGACGCCCGACCAGACCAAGGTCGAGCAGGTCAAGCTGCTGATCGACGGCCAATGGGTCGAGTCGAAAACCACCGAGTGGCGCGACATCGTCAACCCGGCCACCCAGCAAGTGCTGGCGCGTGTGCCGTTCGCCACCGTCGAGGAAGTGAACGCCGCGGTGGCCGCCGCCGAGCGTGCCTTCAAGACCTGGCGCGACACCCCCATCGGCGCGCGCATGCGCATCATGCTCAAGCTGCAGGCGCTGATCCGCGAACACAGCAAGCGCATCGCCGTGACCCTCAGCGCCGAGCAGGGCAAGACCATTGCCGATGCCGAGGGCGATATCTTCCGCGGCCTGGAAGTGGTCGAGCACGCCGCCTCCATCGGCACCCTGCAGATGGGCGAGTTCGCCGAGAACGTCGCCGGCGGCGTCGACACCTACACGCTGCGCCAGCCGATCGGCGTGTGCGCCGGCATCACCCCGTTCAACTTCCCGGCGATGATCCCGCTGTGGATGTTCCCGATGGCCATCGTCTGCGGCAATACCTTCGTGCTCAAGCCGTCCGAGCAGGATCCGCTGTCGACCATGATGCTGGTCGAGCTGGCGCTGGAGGCTGGCGTGCCGGCCGGCGTGCTCAACGTGGTGCATGGCGGCAAGCAAGTGGTCGATGGCATCTGCACCCACCCGGACATCAAGGCGATCTCTTTCGTAGGCTCCACCGAAGTCGGCACCCACGTCTACAACCTGGGCAGCCAGCACGGCAAGCGCGTGCAGTCGATGATGGGCGCCAAGAACCACGCCGTGGTGCTGCCCGACGCCAACCGCACCCAGACCATCAACGCCCTGGTCGGCGCCGCCTTCGGCGCGGCCGGCCAGCGCTGCATGGCCACCTCGGTGGCGGTGCTGGTGGGCAAGGCCCGCGAATGGCTGCCGGATATCAAGGACGCGGCGAGCAAGCTCAAGGTCAATGCCGGCAACGAGCCGGGCACCGATGTCGGCCCGGTGGTCTCCAAGCGCGCCAAGGAGCGGGTGCTGGGCCTGATCGAAAGCGGCATCAAGGAGGGCGCCAAGCTCGAACTGGACGGCCGCGACGTGAAGGTGCCGGGCTACGAGCAAGGCAACTTCGTCGGCCCGACCCTGTTCTCCGGGGTGAAGACCGACATGCAGGTCTACACCCAGGAAATCTTCGGCCCGGTGTTGGTGACTTTGGAGGTGGATACCCTCGACGAGGCCATCGCCCTGGTCAACGCCAACCCGTTCGGCAACGGTACCGGCCTGTTCACCCAGAGCGGCGCGGCGGCGCGCAAGTTCCAGAGCGAGATCGACATCGGCCAGGTCGGTATCAACATCCCGATCCCGGTACCGGTGCCGTTCTTCAGCTTCACAGGTTCGCGCGGTTCCAAGCTCGGCGACCTCGGCCCGTACGGCAAGCAGGTGGTGCAGTTCTACACTCAGACCAAGACCGTCACCGCCCGCTGGTTCGACGATGACAGCGTCAATGACGGTGTGAACACCACCATCAGCCTGCGCTAAGGAGCTCGTCATGCGTATCGCATTCATCGGCCTGGGCAACATGGGCGCGCCCATGGCCCGCAACCTGATCAAGGCCGGGCACCAGCTCAACCTGTTCGACCTGAACAAGACCGTGCTGGCCGAACTCGCCGAGCTGGGCGGGCAGGTCAGCACCTCGCCCAAGGACGCCGCCGCCAACAGCGACCTGGTAATCACCATGCTGCCGGCCGCCGCTCATGTGCGTGGCGTGTACCTGGACGAAGAAACCGGCGTGCTGGCCGGCATTCGCCCCGGCACCCCGACCGTGGACTGCAGCACCATCGATCCGCAGACCGCCCGTGAGGTCTCCAAGGCCGCGGCGGCCAAGGGCATCGACATGGGTGATGCGCCGGTCTCCGGCGGCACCGGTGGCGCGGCGGCCGGCACCCTGACCTTCATGGTCGGCGCCAGCGCCGAGCTGTTCGCCACGCTCAAGCCGGTGCTGGAGCAGATGGGCCGCAATATCGTGCATTGCGGCGAAGTCGGCACTGGGCAGATCGCCAAGATCTGCAACAACCTGCTGCTGGGTATCTCGATGATCGGCGTGTCCGAGGCCATGGCCCTGGGCAATGCGCTGGGCATCGACACCAAGGTGCTGGCCGGGATCATCAACAGCTCGACCGGACGTTGCTGGAGTTCGGACACCTACAACCCGTGGCCAGGCATCATCGAGACTGCCCCGGCTTCACGGGGTTACACCGGCGGCTTCGGCGCCGAACTGATGCTCAAGGACCTGGGGCTGGCCACCGAGGCCGCGCGTCAGGCGCACCAGCCGGTGATCCTGGGTGCCGTGGCCCAGCAGCTGTACCAGGCCATGAGCCTGCGCGGCGAGGGTGGCAAGGATTTCTCGGCGATCGTCGAGGGGTACCGCAAGAAGGATTGACCCGCGAGTGGACTTGATCGCGGACCGTATGGTCTTCCCCCTTGTAACTGCGCACCTTGGGGGAAGAGCATGCGATTCGCGATTTTTTTTGCCCGCGATCTTCCAGGCAATGAAGCCCCTGTGGGAGCTGCGGTTCGCCGCTGCGACTTGCCAGCGATGCAGGCAGCGCGGTTTTGGGCACCGGCTTTGCCGGTGATCGCCGGCAAGCCGGCTCCCACAGGATGTGCGTTTTTGCCGAACGATCAGGCAAAGACGAAATACTTGCGCACCGTCTCGACCACTTCCCAGGTCCCTTTCATCCCCGGCTCGATCACGAACACATCCCCCGCCTTGAGATGCTTCGGCTCCTCGCCTTCCGGGGTGACGATGCAATAGCCATCGAGGAAATGGCAGTACTCCCACTTCTCGTAGTTGACCTCGAACTTGCCTGGCGTGCAGATCCAGGTGCCCATGATCTTGCTGCCGTCGGCGGACAGGTAGGCGTTTAGGTTGACGGTGTGCGGGTCGCCGCCGATGCGCTTCCACTTGGTCGCGTCGACCACCGGGGTCGGGCAGGTTTCGCGCAGGACGGTGATGAAATCGGACATGGCGTGGCTCCAAGTAACGGGTGAGATGACGCGTCACCATAGGGCCATCGACGTACGGGCAGTTGCCTGGGCTCGACGTCCAGCTGTCAGAGCGCGCTATGCTCAGGTGCTTGCCGGATGCCTTGCAGCGCCTATGAGATCGAGCGCCGCCCGCGCGGCGCATCGCGGATGAATCCGCTCCTACATTTTTTGCAACGTACCGAACCTGTCAGGCCATGGTTGCCAGCCTTGGCGCAGGGCCTGAGATAGGTGGAGCGGCGGCAATGCCCACCGAAAAATCGCGTCGAGCGCACAAGGCTTACAACCGTGGCCAATCAGGCATGGCCACGTTGCAACAGATGTAGGAGCGGATTCATCCGCGATGCGCCGCGCGGGCGGCGCTCGATCTCACCGACACTGCAAGGCTTTCGCCAAACCCCAGTACCTCACGCCCACCAATACCGCACGAAGTGGAAGAACACCGGCGCGGCGAAGCACACCGAGTCCATGCGGTCGAGCATGCCGCCGTGGCCTTCGATCATGTGGCCCCAGTCCTTCACTCCGCGGTCGCGCTTGATCGCCGACATCACCAGCCCGCCGAAGAAGCCCATGGCATTGACCGTCAGCGCCATCAGCGCCGCCTGCCAGAAGGTGAACGGGGTGATCCAGCACAGCAGCGCGCCGACCAGGGTAGCCAAGGCCACGCCGCCGGCCAGGCCTTCGACGGTCTTCGACGGCGACAGGTTGGGCGCCACCTTGCGCTTGCCGAACAGCTTGCCGCAGACGTACTGCAGCACGTCGCTGATCTGCACCACCAGGATCAGCCAGGCGATCAGCAGCAGGTTGCGGCCTTCGTAGCCGGGGATGTCCAGGGTCATCAGCGCCGGCACCGAGGACACGCAGTACACCGCGATCATCAGG
This sequence is a window from Pseudomonas maumuensis. Protein-coding genes within it:
- a CDS encoding CoA-acylating methylmalonate-semialdehyde dehydrogenase — its product is MNAPQTPDQTKVEQVKLLIDGQWVESKTTEWRDIVNPATQQVLARVPFATVEEVNAAVAAAERAFKTWRDTPIGARMRIMLKLQALIREHSKRIAVTLSAEQGKTIADAEGDIFRGLEVVEHAASIGTLQMGEFAENVAGGVDTYTLRQPIGVCAGITPFNFPAMIPLWMFPMAIVCGNTFVLKPSEQDPLSTMMLVELALEAGVPAGVLNVVHGGKQVVDGICTHPDIKAISFVGSTEVGTHVYNLGSQHGKRVQSMMGAKNHAVVLPDANRTQTINALVGAAFGAAGQRCMATSVAVLVGKAREWLPDIKDAASKLKVNAGNEPGTDVGPVVSKRAKERVLGLIESGIKEGAKLELDGRDVKVPGYEQGNFVGPTLFSGVKTDMQVYTQEIFGPVLVTLEVDTLDEAIALVNANPFGNGTGLFTQSGAAARKFQSEIDIGQVGINIPIPVPVPFFSFTGSRGSKLGDLGPYGKQVVQFYTQTKTVTARWFDDDSVNDGVNTTISLR
- a CDS encoding LysR family transcriptional regulator — encoded protein: MQKDLTSLSALNWDDLKFFLEVARTRKASSAAKRLAVDYTTVSRRIGSLEGALGTLLFEKSRTNGFVLTAEGQRLLGYAESIESTLHMACEQVSGSGVALSGHVRMGCTEGFGSFFVTPQLSHFVDAWPAISVDILPLPHFISLSKREADIVIALERPEHGPYVCCKLCDYRLRLYATQDYLDNHEPIREIADLGRHPFISYVDDLAFSSELLYLANLIPNANAHLRSTSVIAQYTAALQGRGLAILPCFLAAQDPRLVTVLPEQIEVTRQFWMYCREDLRKLKRITLLWDYIREVTEANAPLLMGETREMKFARD
- a CDS encoding cupin domain-containing protein yields the protein MSDFITVLRETCPTPVVDATKWKRIGGDPHTVNLNAYLSADGSKIMGTWICTPGKFEVNYEKWEYCHFLDGYCIVTPEGEEPKHLKAGDVFVIEPGMKGTWEVVETVRKYFVFA
- the mmsB gene encoding 3-hydroxyisobutyrate dehydrogenase; this translates as MRIAFIGLGNMGAPMARNLIKAGHQLNLFDLNKTVLAELAELGGQVSTSPKDAAANSDLVITMLPAAAHVRGVYLDEETGVLAGIRPGTPTVDCSTIDPQTAREVSKAAAAKGIDMGDAPVSGGTGGAAAGTLTFMVGASAELFATLKPVLEQMGRNIVHCGEVGTGQIAKICNNLLLGISMIGVSEAMALGNALGIDTKVLAGIINSSTGRCWSSDTYNPWPGIIETAPASRGYTGGFGAELMLKDLGLATEAARQAHQPVILGAVAQQLYQAMSLRGEGGKDFSAIVEGYRKKD
- a CDS encoding OmpA family protein: MTKLFSVLRFPLFTLLLALFALTGCQSVPPKGLTPEQVAVLKREGFAPTDDGWAFDLSGKVLFGSDLDSLNSQSESIVERIGKALLSVDIQRVRIDGHADASGKAAYNQQLSERRAQSVAKALAGIGMQPQNIQTRGMGSSQPVADNRTAAGRMENRRVSIVVGSE
- a CDS encoding phosphatidate cytidylyltransferase, translated to MDHNTLSLFAGIGALLLLASLVGRLLKWRAGPAPHAVIDNLNARINAWWVMVLVIGIAFLFGKYGVIVLFYGVSFYALREFMTLTPTRRSDYPALVAAFYVALPVQYLLIAMDWYGLFSIFIPVYLFLLLPILASFGGDTTRFLERASKVQWGLMIAVYCVSSVPALMTLDIPGYEGRNLLLIAWLILVVQISDVLQYVCGKLFGKRKVAPNLSPSKTVEGLAGGVALATLVGALLCWITPFTFWQAALMALTVNAMGFFGGLVMSAIKRDRGVKDWGHMIEGHGGMLDRMDSVCFAAPVFFHFVRYWWA